The nucleotide sequence CCAAGTTTCAAGGCTCATTTAAGAAGGTATCTGATAAATCTGTTTTAACCCACGTGGTAGGAAGAAGAGTGATGTTTTTGGGTCTCTAGTCACTGCCACCGTAGCCCTGCACACCCAAACAAGCTCAAGAATCACTTTGCTGTGAAGGCTTTGGGTGAAGACTAGATCTGACTACACCAAAATGCCagagcccacacccacagagcAGACAGAGCCCTGTGGGGTGCTGACCACCTTCTCATCAAAAGGTCCCTAccacagaaggaaataaatgCAGATCTCTAACCTGGTAAGGGGGTGGCCTTGCTGCTTCGGAGAGCTGCACAGAAGGCACGGGGGTGCCAGAAATGGCCTCATTAACAACTCTGCAGTCACTCACATTGATCTAGATGCTTAAATGCTTGCAGGAGCCGCCCACCAAGCGCTGCTTCCTATGCCTGCTCTGGTATAGAAAGAGGTCTGACCTATGGCTTTGTCAACCAAAGTTTTCTGTCAGCTCTCCTGTATGCTGAAGAAATATTACAGGTGTGCATACTTCTGCAACAACTCAAATGGGATGTGGTTCAGCCATTGTTAGAATGTCCTTTGAATTCAGAGCATTTTTCCCACTTTAAAAGATTGCTTTCTTAAGGAAACAATGATTTGTGAATTACAAATCAGGTTAAGAAGGCATGTGACACCAGTGTGCTGGCCCTGTTACTCAGATGGCTGGCTGGGTGGAGGCCCCAAGGCAGCCGTACTCAGAATGGGCAGTCTGACTACCACAGCAAGCCTTAAGATTCTTATGTGCACTGGGTGTATTCTTTAGAGCTGTCAGAACAAGAATCTGTCCTTGGATCATGATACAACAGGAACTTTACGTTATTTGGGGAGAACTGATATAATGGTTAAATTAAAtttagtaaacacacacacacagacatacacacacacaaatacagttaTGTAGATAAATACAGTAAGAGGGCCAGCTTTGTGTAGGTAGGAGGAGCTCAAAATGTTGAGGAGTCATGTTTTAATTAAGTGATTGTTCTTAGTTCTatggggtgtggtggtggtggggtgattATAAAAAAGTACTTGACTTttgtcaattaagttgtaaattcTAACAATAATTCATGTTATTTTAGATTTTGAGGGCATAGTTACACTTCAAAACAAATATCAAATGTTATTCAATACACATAATCACATTAAGCACACTTGAATGATTCGCTTCTACATTTTATCTGATTGTACCCACGTGATGTTCTACATATCCAAACACACGAAGCAGGAACAGAGGTGCAAAAGTTCTTTCACAAATGCCCTCAACCAACAGCGAAACCAGCCATTATATATGCTTTCTCGTGCATATACATGTACTTCAAAAAGCAATGCGCCATCTCTTCATCCACTGTCAACTTAATGGTAAGactgcaacagaaaaaaaaaaggaaaagaaatcaactTCTATAATTGTGGGGATGTCTGTGAACACCAGAACCAACAGAGTAACTGTCAGAACACGGCCCAAAATGGAATCATGTGAGATTTCTAAGTGCTTgtaagaaaactccaagaaactGGACAGGAGTCTTGTGACCTGTTCTTCAAAGCACACAGGAATTGCTCTTGGATTCTGCTTTGTGCCCCTCCCAGATGTAGCAGACAGGGGCTTACTTCAGATTACTCATTACAGCTGGCTATTCTTTCTTTATGGCCTCTATGGAAACCATTTctgctgtcttctgcttgctgcaCTACGTGAGGCTTGCCCTTGTGACTGTACACTTACATAAATCCTCTCAAACCCAGAATATacattgtctgatgctctgatcAAAGTTGGCGATTGTGTGAGACATTATGCCACCTCATTTGTCAGTTCTATTCTCCCAGGAGTCCCTGGCTCTAGAGCAGTGACAAGTGGTGCTCAGAACAGGAATGCCCACAGGTGAGTGAGGCTATGGGGTCCAGGGGAGGCTTTCTCTGATGCAGAGCTTGTACCtcgttttttaaagaaaggaggaGCGTACCAAAATTCTAACTGTTAGATTGCTTGCAAGTATGCCTGGTTTCCAGAATAAGGAAACTTTAGGGAAGGACACAACTAAGGGTTTGAAAAGGCTTGCACTTCCTACGGACCTATCGCTCCGGATTGTTATCAGTATCCTTTGGGTTGCCAtgcaattttcatttaattagcAAAATGGTTCTAAGCCCTGCCCAATTTCTTTGAGTGGCAAATATGGCTCATAGATGAAGCCCGTGCAGGTCTGGGACAGGACTTGAGGGGTGGTCCTGGAAATGCCTCAACTGAAATGCTAAGAGGACTAGCAGATGAGGACCGACAGCATCAGTGGCTCGATACACCTCCAGCAGCCAGCCCTTCTATATTAGGGACTTATCGACAGTGGCTTGCTTGGAGAACCCTTGTAACACTCATACAGATCCCGCTGAGCCCCATGCTGATTTCACAGGAAGAATGAAAGATGCTCCTGGGAAATGAGTCAGAGGGGAGCACATTTAAGTTCTGAGCTCTTGATAATGACAATGATGATCACCAAGGAGTAATCACACCTCAGATAGGAAACGCTATCGACTTCCTGGAAATTTGTAGAAATGTGGGAAGCTACAAACATGGAGCAAAATTAGCTGCTTTAGAAACCTATGTTCTTCAAAGCTAAACTACAGAATTTTCACCAGTTAGTCAGAGAACAGTTAGAAAATGGGAACACAGAATTCTTTTTCTCCCTGGAATTCTCGTTTTTTTTCAATGGATTGTATTAATTTCAAGACGTGACAAAATCCCCTGCTATCTGTCAACACCGCGTGGAGTTGCCGTGAGGCAGGCTTTCTCTTAGGCTTCTATGAATGAATGCTCTTAGCCACTTCCAAAGAGGAAGAGCTACAGTCCATATGACATGACTCACGACATGCTACATACAAATGTACTTCTTATTGCACCTGAGGTGCACAGATCAGATTCTGTACAATATTTGGGACAACTAGTTAACAGAACTGTTAGACCACAAGAAACACTTATTAGACAAgacaatttaaaaacatttttcaaagaCCATTAGGAGACTTTAGAAATACCTACTTTTATGCACTaaacaatttatttaaaattatacaagGAGAGATGGCATTAGACAGTGCTCACATATTAAGAGGCAAAGGAAGAACTACAGAAATCTGATTCCAGACTAAAAGGAACATTTGTGTATAGTGTGGAACCTTCACTGCCTTTAAACTTATTTTCCCCACTGAATTGTTTGCTCCAGGTATTATAAAGCATAAGAAGATAAATCTTTGGAATGGATTCATTTATACCACAAAGGCCATAAAATGCTAACTGCGTAGCTTACCCTTCTCTCTCAATCAGTAAATCAGGGGAGGCCCTGATGTCAACAATTATTTGTGTTTGATACCTGTTGTATTATATTACCTTCAACTAACAATCACCTCTTCCAGAAAACCTGGAGAACTACAACACACCAATTCTAATAAGACTCCTAATTATGATATCTATATTAGTTGATTATTAAATTAAGAAAGGAGATTGGATAGCTCAATTACTGTTATTACCTTATATACCCACTGGATATTCTGATGCAACTCATCAGGGGGTTTGGAAGTACTAATCAGGCAAATGTCTTTTGGACTATGAATAAAGGGTAACAATAGCCACAGATAAAAAATTCtattaataataaatcttttactGGTCTGATAGATACAGGGTCTGATATTACTATAATTAACAGAAAAAGACTGGCCTTTAAGTTGGCCTGTACAACAATTACCTTGTGAAATAAAAGgtattggttctcaacctgtggcagCTATTAAACAAAGTGTTAGGTCATGTCTATAATTACTGAAGATGGGCAAActgttttaaaatctttcttaTTAAGTACCTGTTAGTATTTTTGCAACTGATGTCTTGGAGCAATGGGGTGCTCTTTTAACATTTAATACTCCATGGATGGTGTCTATAAAAATTATATGGAAAAACGAATCCCTAAAGAACAATGGCCTTTAACAAAGCAGAAACTGGACGCTGCACCGTCTTTGGTTGAGGGGCAACTTCAGAAAGAACAAATAGAACCATCTCCATGGAATTCCCCTATTCTTGTGATTAAGAAGTCTGGAAAATAGAGGTTGTTAACAGACTTAAGGGGAGTCAATTCTACTATATATCCCATGGGAACCTTGCAACCCGGGATTTCTCAGGTATCTATGTTAGCTTCTTCTTGGCCTGTAATTGTaattgattggcaagaattttttttttaaaccattccTGTTCACTGCAACGAGAGAAAAGGCTTTTTCAATACCTCATATAAATAGGGGGCCACACTAAAGATATTAATGGAAAGTACTCCTCCAAGAAATGATGAATTCTCTTACTATATGTCAGATTTATGTCGAGAATGCTTTCTGTCCTATTAGACAGTATTATCCTTATTTATACAGTTCtcattatatggatgatattCTTTTTGCAGGACTTAGcatggtggaactagaaaatgttttGCAAATTTAACCAGAAGTATTTAAACCATTTGAATCAATAATAGCTCCTGAAAAGATTCCTAAAGAACAACTAACGTGTATGTTAGGAGCTGTTGCTGTAATTTTAGGTCTTCTTGCTGAGTCCACAGCCTCAGGAGCTGGTGTGGCTTTGCATACTTCTTTCCAAACTCAACATTTTGTAGAACAATGACACAAGTACTCTCATGAATTGTGGGTTCGTCAGGTAGACATCGACTTAAGGTTGAAGACAGAAGTAGATGCATTGAAGCATCTACTGTATTTTggttaagtaaaaaaaaaaattgagtgtgCAACAACAGCTCCAGTTAAATTGTAAATGGAATTCTACTACATTTTGGGTTACTAATTTTCAACATAATGCCAGCCGtcaagattggaaaaagatcaaCAATATTTGAAAGGAAATTCTACTATTAGAAAGGATATTGAACAATTACAATACCAAGTGctggtggtaaaaaaaaaaaaaaaacaatttccatCTGATGATGTGTCTGATATTGCTCAAATATTAGCTGATAAACCGTCTGACACGGATCCTAAAACAAATAGAGTGTGACTCACGTGACTGGAGGAGACAATGTTGTTTTACTTCTTAGcattgttttgattagcattgtTGGATTGGCTATTTACAAGTGTTgctttcataaaaacattttgcaAACACGTACCTTATGGCAAACACTTTTAGaggctaaattaaaaaataaaaatggtagaGAAATAGCATGAGGTGACTGCTCCCAGCTTGCTAACTGCAAGGTGACTTTGGGATACCTGTGAATCCCAGTACACTGGACACCGAGATGGCACACTTTCTCAGTGGAGAATCCTGATGTTCTGCCAAGTTAGCTGCAAGCCTGAGAAGTGGCCTTCATGACACCTTCTCATGAGGAAagtctttcattttaattaaactaATCAATGCTTAGAAGAGCTGGACTGCTGACAGATTTCTTAGTCTGCAGGAGGTTTGGGTCACCGTGAACCTAGGTAACCTACTGCTTGAGAAACAAGCTGTTGAGAATTAGAAGCTGTGAGAACTCTTTATTCTGCTTGTCTATAAAAGATGCTGGAACATTCAATAAAGTATGCAGTGGTTCATAGTTGCTCTGCACCCCACGTTCTGATTACTGTGACACTATGCAAGGACCCCAACGCACTAGACGTTGACGGTGCTGGATTGGACCCTTGATCTTAGTGAGGCACCTTACTCACAATGCTCTCACCTAAGTTTATTGTATTGATCATTTGTTTACTTATAGGATACTCATGCATCGAATGATAATTAGATTTATcaacatcttaaaacaaaactacTCTGGACATCTTgggtttaaaaaaatcaaaacggAAGATACTAGACCATGGTGCATGAATAGAATCATGTGAGACTTCCAAGTGCTTATGAGAAAATGCCAAGAAACCAAGTCTTGTGACCTCAATTTCTTCAAAAAACACAGAACTGTCCTTGGAATATGCTTTCGCACCCCTCCCAGGTACAGCCGATAGGTTAAGTTTACTTCGGCTCTTGTTAATCACATGCCTCTAGAAACAAACACTGTTTTTTTCTGTGAGTGGCTCATCCAGTACATATGGCTTGTTTGCTCCGTGCAGAAGTGACAAATGGCGATCTGCAAGAGGCAAGACGGCTCAATCCAACATGACTCAATAGCTGGTTTCAGAGTCCAACCCTTAgtttaggcatatttaagcacagcacaatttggTGAAAAATTTCCTGGCAATAAATAACTCAATCCCATGTGTACAATGATGCTTAAGACAAGACTACATAAAAACACTTTGTAAAAATACACATGACATTTTCCATAAAGGCAAATTCTACAGATAGACAGGTTCACCAGAAGTGTCTGGGGGAGGGCCTAGTGTGGTCTTGGCCACACAGACAGCGAAAAGGTCACCGGGTCATTAACCACACCTACTCCCAGTCTTCTGGGAGGAAAACAGGTCATATATCTCCTCCTTAGAGGAGACAACCCTGTGTGGTTAACATCCCTGGTGCCCCTAGCGCTCCCACAGCTCCCCACTATTTTACTTTTCAAGGAGAAAACTGTGACCAAGGTTGAATGCACTGCCCACATGGCCTAGTCTAATACAGGCAAGCACAGCAGAATGATAAGAATAGCTTACAGAGAGGACCAAAGAAAGAGGAAAGCCATCTTAACTATGATGGCCACTCAAAGGTACCTGCAAAATTTTCTCTCTTTATGCAAATCATTAATTTGACAGTCCACAGTATGAGAAAAACCTGGCACATTAAAGTACCACATATCAGAACACTGTTGACAGTCCAGGAATAGGGGCTggagacggctcagaggttaagagcagtgggtgctcttccagaggtcccaagttcaattcccagcaaccacatggtggctaacaaccacctGGCATGAGATATGGTGCTCTTTTCTGGCcttcaggcatacatgcaggcaaaacactgtatacataataagtcttaagaaaaaaagaatttagaaatagaCCGGGTGTTTCTTCTGATATAGACTGGTCTTGTTGACTGCCATGTGACACATATAGCCAGGTTATTTTCTAAACCACTGCAACAGGTTGTGCCACTGTAGGGACAATAATAGCAACTTTAGTAAGCAATACATCAAAAATTCCTCTTTTAATCTTCACATAACTTTAATTCCCATTATCAGAGCTTTTAAAAGAGTACTCAGTTATGCTAAAAACCTGTTATTACTGCGTGTGGACTGATAAGTTAGATTAAGTCCCACCAAAATGCACAATTAAATATTTGCATACCATCCTTTGTCTAGACAACTGGTCccaaaggatttaaaaaaaaaaaatccttagcaTGGCAGAACAACATTACACTATTTATTACTTTATCTCTCCCAACAACTCAATTGGGATCTGAATGGTCATGCTGAGAATTAACATGTAATATAGTTATTAAACACAACAGCATCATTTTTGGGTCATTAGTATTGTATCCTTGTTGTTTCCCCAAGGTCTCAGCTTGATAAGTTAAATTCTTGATGTCTCCCCAAGTCACTGGCTTACTCTTCCTCTTGGGACGTCTTTTCCTGATGGGTTTGTCATCTACCTTCAGAAGCTTCATCTGTCCAGTGGACTCTGGGGAGTTCTGGTCAGAGTCATCAGAAAGGGAGCCACCTGGGACTTCGTTCACTTTCTAGAAAGACACAAGCATAGCCTCGCCCTGATGTTAGGTGAACATCAGCCCTTTCCACTGATAACTTTCTAGATCTTTCATTTTACATACACTTTAGGCAGTATGTCCTTTAGGGCAAAATGTTTGGGGCTGCATCAGAAGCATTACCCTTCAAACTGAAATACCTAACATTAGCATGGCCATTTAGGTGGCTGTTTATACCCTACTTGCCATTAAATACTTGATGGTGTTGACCCTGTGGATTGTAAGGGATGCCTGAAAATGATTAATTGTCCATAAATTGCAAAATTCTTGAATGTATTTGCTAGTGTAAGCAGGACTCTATCAGTATTTAATTGTAATGGGAGTCTGAGAGGAGAAAGGGCGTATAATAAATAATGGCATCCAAGGTTGTTTTGACTTTGTGAGCAGAAGCAACAATTCTAATTATGTTAGAAGTatcaacatattttaaaagtatgcgCATAGTCTGAGATGTGACAAAGATTAGATTCCATTAGAGGACGGCAGGCAGAGTGTGATAGAAGAACAAGGCTCTGTTGAGTTTGCTCACGAGGTACAAAATTGTCCCTATCAAGATTTTATTTTGATGAAGAAGTTCATGGGATCTTTGAATGACCTGAAAAGAAAGTATTAGGGACGAGGAAGTGGCCAGCACATTGGCTGAGCATAGATCTggcagctaggcagtggtggcgcacgcctttaattccagcacttgggaggcagaggcaggcagatttctgagtttgaggccagcctggtctacagagtgagttccaggacagccagggctatactgagaaaccctgtcttgaaaccccaCTAAAAAAAAACACTCCCCCCAAAATAGATCTGGCAAATTAGAATGagcatgaatacatttttaaaaagtgttgagTTTGTTGTCCTATATACATCTGAAGGGAGATAAATAATTGTAACAGGAGCAGGCTTGGGTTTAAGTCTTCAGTTTTTAAGAGAATCATTTTGAGCATAACTTGCAGAATCAGTTAAAATAttcaatggctgagaaacacctactACAAACTGATTATGGTGAGCTCAGACTGTTCAAAATCTTAAAAAGATCTTTAAGATAATGAGTAATATGCTAATGTTACCTGCCAATTACAGAACGTCCATTTTATTTAGTGGTACTATGATTTCTGTAGGCTTTTACCAGTAAGTTGTTTAAGATGTGTCTTTCCCATCATTAAGCCTAGTTTCttacaaataaggaaatataGATCATTATGTAAAATGTCATGCATAGATTTCTATACCATTATTTTGTTGATACATAATTCCAGTAGGTGAGGAAGAAAGGCTCAGTAACTGATAAGGAAGTAAGCTGTTATCTAAGCTGCCCGTTCAGCAGCAGCATTATCAACAATACATGGAGTaggagggcaggaagcaggatgaCTTAGCGTTGGTTCAAACTGTGGGAGTCTGACCCTGAGTAGTTTATTTTAGGCGTATTTAAGCACAGCAGAATTTGGTGAAAATTTCCCTAACAATAAATAACTCAATCCCACAATAAAGCACGATAAAGCTAAGGACATAACTACATCTAAACTGTTAAGTACACATGACATCTTCCATACAGATTGAAAATTCATTGTCAGTGTCTGGGGGAGGGTCTAGTGTTGTCTTGCTCACACAGACAGCGCAAAGGTCATCGGGTCATTAACCACACCTGCTCCCAGTCTTCTGGGAGGAAAATAGGCCATACATCTCCTTAGAGGAGAAAACCCTGTGTGGTTAACATCTCTGGTTCCACTAATGattatctgtgagcacaaggacctCCATATCTTCCACATAAAATCAATATGTGTAGTTATTGACTCTGTGGTGGCTTAAAATAaacttattataaaataaatgcaaacagCAAGTCATTTTACTGGGGCAGTTtgcaaaaaatttttttttgaggaaagaaCTTGTATATATCAAGAAATTGTACTAATAAAATTTTGGAGGACACTTAATAAGAATGTCTGTCTTCACTGCTGAGTTAGGCATTTAATTAATCAATGCGGAGATCTGCTTAGCTACCTAGTGGGATGGGAGTTAACAGATTGCCTTTACCATAGTGGTAGGCTCAAAACCACCAGGGAGCTGTGAGACAGGCAGTGTGTGATTTGTAAAACAGCTCCTGACCTGAGTCCTTCCGTCACCTAAGGGTGCTGAGGAGCACACTGTTCATCACAATGCAGTCTCTAGGCTCTCCCCTTTCTAGTTTTAGTAGAAGTATTCTTCTGCCCTTTGAAATGCTGCACCTCAACCTGAAGTTCTCACATCTACTCAGCTTATAGGTTCACAACCATTTTAAGTGTTGTATTAGGTCTCTAATTTTGCAGTGACCTTCAGTTGTGCCAATGTGGCTCTGACTACACAGGCAATAACAAGTTGAACACTTACGTGGGGGCCACCAGGCATTGGTGGAGCAccagcaggtcctgaaggcacttGGTAAGGATTATTCAGAGTAGGATGGGGTCCTGGCGTGGGGTATGGTCCTGCAGGGCCAGGATATGGTGCTGGTGGTCCCCAGGCTCCGGGTGGCACAGTGCCCCATGGGACAGGCGGTGCTCCTGACACTGGAGGAGGAACAGTGGGATATGGCCCTGGAGATCGATACGGCATATTAGGATGCTGCGCCGCAATTCCTGGTGCCCAAGGTCCAGAAGAGATGGATCCCCATGGACCTAAAGTACCAGCTGCAGCTGGATCTGTGGGTGCACCATATGGCCTAGGTAGCTCTGGCATAGGCATATTTGGTGTAGCATATGGCCCTGTGGGGCCAGGGCCTGGCACAGCAGGGGCTGGATAAGGAACACCAGGTGGGGGACATGATGGtccagaaggaggaaagggtcctGGGGGTCCTGGGGGTGGTCCGGTTGGAGGCATGGAGGGATACATTCCGGTTGGTACTGGTCCAAAAGGCACAGTAGAAGGTGTTGCACTACTCGGTGGGAGTCCAGATGGCATTGCCGGTGGAGCACTTGGATTACTCCACGGGCTGGAGCCTGGCCAGCCTTGAGGAGAATGGCCAGCTTTTGTATTGGTCACAGCAGGTGGTTTGGCAGAGGACTGTTCAGGTAGCGCATCTGCCAACTGTAATACAAAATAGGAACATCTTACGTCTTACCCAGGGGCCAAAGCAAACACCATGATAATCCCATACAGACCATGCACACCACCCAGGGAATACAGTCTCTACTCATCTGAGACCTTCTTCTTAAAGAACTTGAGATGTTACCTTCAACATTAACTCTACAGTGCAAATTCTCCAAAGCTCAACTGTTGTAAGTACAACAAATTCTAAGACTTCATTTTAGAACCGTGAAGAGAATgccctttcagaggtcctgagtttaattcctagcaaccacatggtggctcacaaccatctgtaatgggatctgatgccctcttctggtgtgtctgaagagagagctTCAGtgtaatcataaaataaaaaaacaaaaacagttttagGGTTAAGTTCATCATTACATGAGGCAATTTatataaatagtttaaaattctttttttgagacagggtttcatgtagctcagtCTGACCCTGAGCTTTAAAATaccaacttatttttatttatgtatggttgttttttttttttttttttttttaccaagttGACATAAGCTGGATTCATCAGGGAAAAGTGAacttaaattaagaaaatgtgtaTTAGACTGACCTTCTTGATTACTTCTTGATTAGTGTGGTAGGTACCATGCCTGGAAAGGTAGCGCTTGGAGATATAACAAAGGAAGCTAACTACAACTCCAAGAAGCAAGCCAGTGTTCCTCCAAGTGTTCTAGTCCCTGCCTCCagctggccttgagttcctgccctggctgcaCTCTATGATGGACTTCAAGCTGGTGGAGGAAACCaacctttcctcccaagttgcctttggtcatgctCTTCATCTCGGCAACAGAAGCAACTAGAACACTGTGCCGTCCTGAGTTCAGACacatcacatgcatgcagaggccaaggGCTCAGGTCTCTTGAACTAGAGTTCcgggtggctgtgagcctctgGATGCACAGCAGACCCAGACTCAGTTTCCCTGTAAGAGCACGAAGTACCCTTgataacaactgagccatctctctagccccggcCTTAAATTTGTAATTctgctgcct is from Apodemus sylvaticus chromosome 8, mApoSyl1.1, whole genome shotgun sequence and encodes:
- the Mapk1ip1l gene encoding MAPK-interacting and spindle-stabilizing protein-like isoform X2: MSDEFSLADALPEQSSAKPPAVTNTKAGHSPQGWPGSSPWSNPSAPPAMPSGLPPSSATPSTVPFGPVPTGMYPSMPPTGPPPGPPGPFPPSGPSCPPPGVPYPAPAVPGPGPTGPYATPNMPMPELPRPYGAPTDPAAAGTLGPWGSISSGPWAPGIAAQHPNMPYRSPGPYPTVPPPVSGAPPVPWGTVPPGAWGPPAPYPGPAGPYPTPGPHPTLNNPYQVPSGPAGAPPMPGGPHSYH
- the Mapk1ip1l gene encoding MAPK-interacting and spindle-stabilizing protein-like isoform X1 — encoded protein: MSDEFSLADALPEQSSAKPPAVTNTKAGHSPQGWPGSSPWSNPSAPPAMPSGLPPSSATPSTVPFGPVPTGMYPSMPPTGPPPGPPGPFPPSGPSCPPPGVPYPAPAVPGPGPTGPYATPNMPMPELPRPYGAPTDPAAAGTLGPWGSISSGPWAPGIAAQHPNMPYRSPGPYPTVPPPVSGAPPVPWGTVPPGAWGPPAPYPGPAGPYPTPGPHPTLNNPYQVPSGPAGAPPMPGGPHKVNEVPGGSLSDDSDQNSPESTGQMKLLKVDDKPIRKRRPKRKSKPVTWGDIKNLTYQAETLGKQQGYNTNDPKMMLLCLITILHVNSQHDHSDPN